One Ciconia boyciana chromosome 9, ASM3463844v1, whole genome shotgun sequence genomic window carries:
- the MPHOSPH6 gene encoding M-phase phosphoprotein 6, with protein MAGEVKTKLSKNLLRMKFMQRGLDSQTKKQLEEEEKKIISEEHWYLDLPDLKEKESFIIEERSFMPCEDLLYGRMSFKGFNPEIEKLMIQMNSRCKEAEIEVDDKMEADVSDEEMARRYETLVGTIGKKFLRKRDQRVLQDEDEDGNSNTRPSKKAKKKFLKPQD; from the exons ttcATGCAAAGAGGTTTGGATTCACAAACTAAAAAACAActagaggaggaagaaaagaagataattaGTGAAGAACACTGGTATCTTGATTTACCAGATCTAAAGGAGAAAGA GAGCTTTATAATAGAAGAGAGGAGCTTTATGCCATGTGAGGATCTACTTTATGGCAGAATGTCCTTCAAAGGATTCAATCCAGAAATTGAG aagttaatGATCCAAATGAACTCTAGGTGCAAGGAAGCAGAAATTGAAGTGGATGATAAAATGGAGGCTGATGTGTCAGATGAAGAAATGGCCAGAAG ATATGAAACATTAGTGGGAACAATAGGGAAGAAATTCTTGAGAAAAAGAGACCAGCGTGTACTCCaggatgaagatgaagatgGAAATAGTAACACAAGACCTAGcaaaaaagctaagaaaaagtTCTTAAAACCTCAGGATTAA